A section of the Paenibacillus yonginensis genome encodes:
- a CDS encoding COX15/CtaA family protein, translating to MTTKQLKWLAYAATLFVFLATFGGGVVTKTESGLGCGSQFPLCNGKFVPAHTLASIIEYSHRGVSGLAGILALAAFVAFMIWRRNRLDLRIYAFLALLFVIIQAAMGALAVVFTQSAPIMALHLGFALISFASSVMLSLGIREQDKQEGMVPAEPPRKVAKGLRNLSIFTAIYTYLVVYTGAYVTHTDSAGACYGFPLCNGKLVPPLAGGEGIQFMHRAAAFLLFVVIAVLAHFAYRNKSGNREVRGLGLASIILIVLQIFAGIAVTYTVNDYNWYLFTSISHILIIEVLFGLLCYMAVRTSLLSRNSK from the coding sequence ATGACAACCAAACAGTTGAAATGGCTGGCTTACGCGGCCACGTTATTCGTATTCCTGGCTACCTTTGGCGGCGGCGTCGTCACCAAAACGGAGTCCGGACTCGGCTGCGGCAGCCAGTTTCCGCTGTGCAACGGCAAATTTGTGCCCGCGCATACGCTTGCGTCGATTATTGAATATTCTCACCGCGGGGTGAGCGGCCTGGCCGGGATTTTGGCGCTTGCCGCTTTTGTGGCCTTTATGATTTGGCGCAGAAACCGCCTGGACCTTCGTATTTATGCTTTTCTGGCTTTATTGTTTGTTATTATCCAAGCGGCCATGGGCGCTTTGGCGGTTGTGTTTACGCAATCCGCACCGATTATGGCGCTTCATCTCGGTTTCGCCCTGATCTCGTTCGCAAGCTCCGTGATGCTGTCGCTGGGCATCCGGGAGCAGGACAAGCAGGAAGGGATGGTTCCTGCGGAACCTCCGCGCAAAGTAGCCAAAGGACTGCGCAATTTGAGCATTTTTACAGCGATTTATACCTATCTGGTGGTTTACACCGGAGCCTACGTAACCCATACCGACTCTGCCGGAGCGTGTTATGGTTTCCCGCTCTGCAACGGCAAGCTGGTTCCGCCGCTCGCCGGCGGGGAAGGCATTCAGTTCATGCACCGCGCAGCGGCGTTTCTGCTGTTTGTCGTCATCGCGGTTCTGGCCCATTTTGCTTACCGGAACAAGTCGGGCAACCGTGAGGTCCGCGGGCTGGGACTTGCCTCCATTATTTTGATCGTTCTGCAAATTTTTGCCGGGATTGCGGTCACTTATACGGTGAATGATTACAACTGGTATCTGTTTACGTCAATCTCTCATATCCTCATCATTGAGGTTCTGTTTGGCCTGCTGTGTTACATGGCTGTCCGCACATCGCTGCTCAGCCGAAACAGCAAGTGA
- a CDS encoding putative polysaccharide biosynthesis protein, which yields MSKKESFIKGTLILAVAALVARVLGMAQRVPLEHLFGAVGNASFTISNTVYLLLLTVATAGIPSTLSKMVSERYALQRPGEAKRIYKAALIFAAVTGVLITVLLYVLAPVYARLISAPEATPAIRAIAPALLLFPTVAMMRGYFQGRNNMSAGGVSQIVEQILRVITAIAIAVVMVSAGYADKWVAAGASFGGVLGSIGAFAIMLYYAFKLKRSDKETPQEDLSTGEPALPFRKIYANIFKLSIPIVLSSLAIPAVYFIDSSIVKPMLKGQIGLDQATYLLGILGSRAQSIAGIPPILSIALSTSLIPIISGAFARKDMPYLEKQITLAMRISVITGMPVVLALCTAAYSVNGMLYSSLDGSGIIALLTLGTIFQITMSTSSAILLSMGKPNLSMVHVLIGIVVKLAVSFALAPVFGIYGIVAGTGICFLVITLLNIRSLKQIVPFSILGKRWTGFLVTVVVLAAVGYGLNEAGIQLVHVMPHRVAFFITCCLVGGVTVALYPVMLILLRVIRREELDSYPNAIRRLLRPLMRFAPASGKRSEG from the coding sequence TTGTCTAAGAAGGAATCTTTTATTAAGGGAACGCTGATTCTGGCCGTGGCTGCTCTTGTGGCCCGCGTGCTGGGGATGGCGCAGCGGGTTCCGCTTGAACATCTTTTTGGCGCGGTGGGGAATGCGTCGTTTACGATTTCGAATACGGTTTATTTGCTCTTGTTAACGGTTGCGACTGCAGGTATTCCGAGTACGCTTAGTAAAATGGTCTCCGAGCGGTATGCTTTGCAGCGGCCTGGGGAGGCAAAACGGATTTATAAGGCTGCGCTTATTTTTGCTGCCGTTACTGGAGTTCTGATTACAGTTCTTCTGTATGTCCTGGCGCCGGTGTACGCCAGATTGATATCAGCTCCGGAAGCCACACCAGCCATTAGGGCCATTGCTCCTGCCCTGCTGTTATTCCCGACTGTAGCCATGATGCGGGGATATTTCCAGGGCCGCAATAATATGAGTGCCGGCGGGGTTTCGCAAATTGTAGAACAAATCCTTCGTGTAATTACGGCAATCGCCATCGCGGTTGTAATGGTTAGTGCTGGATATGCAGATAAATGGGTTGCTGCAGGTGCTTCCTTCGGTGGTGTTTTGGGAAGTATCGGTGCTTTTGCTATCATGCTGTATTATGCCTTTAAGCTGAAACGGTCCGACAAGGAGACGCCGCAGGAGGATTTGTCGACAGGCGAGCCGGCGCTTCCTTTCAGGAAGATTTATGCCAATATCTTCAAATTGTCGATTCCTATTGTGCTTTCGTCGCTCGCTATACCGGCCGTCTATTTCATAGACAGCTCGATTGTAAAACCGATGCTGAAAGGCCAGATCGGATTAGACCAAGCGACTTACCTGCTCGGTATTCTCGGCAGCCGGGCGCAAAGCATCGCCGGGATTCCGCCGATTCTGTCCATTGCGCTCAGTACATCGCTGATCCCGATCATTTCCGGCGCGTTTGCACGGAAGGACATGCCTTATCTGGAGAAGCAGATCACGCTGGCAATGCGGATCTCCGTCATCACTGGCATGCCGGTAGTGCTTGCTTTGTGTACGGCGGCCTACTCGGTCAACGGGATGCTGTACAGCTCGTTGGACGGCAGCGGCATTATTGCCCTGCTGACGCTCGGGACCATTTTTCAAATTACAATGTCAACCAGCAGCGCGATTCTGCTTAGCATGGGCAAACCGAACCTGTCGATGGTCCATGTCCTGATCGGGATCGTGGTCAAGCTGGCGGTCAGCTTTGCGCTGGCGCCGGTATTCGGCATTTACGGAATCGTGGCCGGAACGGGCATTTGTTTCCTGGTCATCACACTGCTCAACATTCGTTCCCTGAAGCAAATCGTTCCGTTCTCGATCCTCGGCAAACGCTGGACAGGCTTCCTTGTTACCGTGGTCGTGCTGGCTGCTGTCGGTTACGGATTGAATGAAGCCGGGATTCAGCTGGTTCATGTGATGCCTCATCGGGTCGCTTTCTTTATTACCTGCTGCCTTGTAGGCGGCGTAACCGTTGCGCTTTATCCGGTCATGCTGATTCTGCTGCGCGTCATCCGGCGCGAAGAGCTGGACAGCTATCCAAATGCGATCCGCCGGCTGCTGCGGCCGCTGATGCGGTTTGCTCCGGCTTCCGGCAAACGTTCGGAGGGATAA
- a CDS encoding MerR family transcriptional regulator, which produces MEQTPHDKMQVDSSKKNKAMVGKLQTCTIAELSRSTGFSYDSIRYYEKIGLLPPAKHKKNGQKEYDQKEYDQGRKAGAEPGAEAEEELKQKLEEINDVKR; this is translated from the coding sequence ATGGAGCAAACTCCACACGATAAAATGCAGGTGGACAGCAGCAAGAAAAACAAGGCAATGGTCGGGAAGCTTCAGACTTGTACAATTGCGGAATTATCTCGAAGCACCGGTTTCAGCTATGACTCAATCCGGTATTACGAGAAGATTGGACTATTGCCTCCGGCGAAACACAAGAAGAACGGCCAGAAGGAATACGATCAGAAGGAATACGATCAGGGGCGGAAAGCCGGAGCTGAACCAGGAGCAGAAGCTGAAGAAGAACTTAAACAGAAACTGGAGGAGATTAACGATGTTAAACGCTAA
- a CDS encoding Cthe_2314 family HEPN domain-containing protein has product MLRTLLGEPPRENEGLIAEAVDAMVKTVQRVEGEIKRSQDPTHDYRKMEIWVRGLISSIDELEQSAFAAGFFRNKVKTDFIDDMDPVEKSDYARYVYFYKDGFIRLFSLLDKLGCVLDDFFELHTEKVKPHYSYFTVLRQFPYLKVHTDLGQELDEIREAYKEPISVLRKRRNTEIHFMNMEMQDDLWQRHQTLHGKIELEDLDRYMKDLWLGYEMACKSLIAVFSYINRLFEEKRAKS; this is encoded by the coding sequence ATGCTGCGTACTTTACTCGGAGAACCTCCGCGCGAGAATGAAGGTCTGATTGCGGAAGCGGTTGATGCCATGGTCAAAACCGTTCAACGGGTGGAGGGTGAAATCAAGCGCAGTCAAGACCCCACCCACGATTACCGGAAGATGGAAATTTGGGTCAGGGGACTGATTTCCTCCATCGATGAGCTGGAGCAAAGCGCCTTTGCAGCCGGTTTCTTCCGGAATAAAGTGAAGACCGATTTCATCGACGACATGGATCCGGTGGAGAAAAGCGATTACGCCAGATACGTTTATTTTTACAAGGACGGCTTTATCCGTTTATTCTCCCTGCTGGATAAGCTCGGCTGCGTGCTGGATGATTTCTTTGAGCTGCATACGGAGAAGGTAAAACCGCATTATTCCTATTTTACCGTGCTTCGGCAGTTCCCATATTTGAAGGTGCATACCGATTTGGGGCAAGAGCTGGACGAGATCAGAGAGGCGTATAAAGAGCCGATATCCGTGCTGCGGAAGCGGAGAAATACGGAGATTCATTTCATGAACATGGAGATGCAGGACGATTTGTGGCAGAGACATCAGACGCTGCATGGCAAAATCGAGCTGGAGGACCTGGACCGGTATATGAAGGATCTTTGGCTGGGTTATGAAATGGCGTGCAAATCGCTGATCGCGGTTTTTTCGTATATCAACCGGCTGTTCGAGGAAAAGCGGGCGAAAAGCTAA
- a CDS encoding DUF1348 family protein, protein MINILLPPFTREKAIAKVRLAEDSWNSRNPEHVSQSYTPDSRWRNRAEFLTGRREIIAFLHRKWAKELDYRLIKELWAFTDNRIAVRFAYEWHDDSGFWFRSYGNENWEFDANGLMRTRYASINDLPIRESDRKYHWPLGRRPDHYPGLSELGL, encoded by the coding sequence ATGATCAACATCCTGCTGCCGCCATTTACGCGAGAGAAGGCAATTGCAAAAGTCAGACTTGCCGAAGACAGCTGGAACTCCCGGAACCCCGAGCATGTATCCCAGAGTTACACGCCGGACAGCAGGTGGCGCAACCGCGCCGAATTCCTGACAGGCCGCAGGGAGATCATTGCCTTTTTGCACCGCAAATGGGCCAAGGAATTGGACTACCGGCTGATTAAGGAATTATGGGCGTTCACGGATAACCGGATCGCCGTACGTTTCGCTTACGAGTGGCATGATGACAGCGGCTTCTGGTTTCGCTCCTACGGGAACGAGAACTGGGAATTTGACGCAAACGGACTCATGCGGACCCGCTACGCCTCCATCAATGACCTGCCAATCCGAGAATCCGACCGAAAATATCATTGGCCGCTCGGGCGCCGTCCCGACCATTACCCCGGATTATCCGAGCTGGGTTTGTAA
- a CDS encoding Cof-type HAD-IIB family hydrolase, whose amino-acid sequence MKYRLLALDMDGTLLTDNHQISPETAKWIHKALDAGVHVCLSTGRSYSEAAPFGEELGLDTPMITVNGSEIWRNPKELYRRELLGPELVEKMYKLSRTLNVWFWAYSVEGLFNEENWYEGVIKEKEWLKFGYNVHDEEIRHQVLMELQNMGGLEITNSAPWNIEVNPQGVSKASGIRTLCGLLGIEMTETIAVGDSLNDLAAIQAAAVGVAMGNAQLAVKENADYVTSSNNDDGIAEVIRKFIFAEEV is encoded by the coding sequence ATGAAATACCGCTTGCTTGCGCTTGATATGGACGGAACGCTGCTCACAGACAACCATCAGATTTCCCCGGAAACGGCAAAATGGATTCACAAAGCTTTGGATGCCGGTGTGCATGTCTGCTTGTCTACCGGAAGATCTTACAGCGAAGCCGCCCCGTTCGGAGAAGAGCTGGGACTGGATACGCCGATGATTACAGTGAACGGCAGTGAAATTTGGCGAAACCCTAAAGAGCTGTATCGCCGGGAACTGCTGGGTCCCGAGCTGGTCGAGAAGATGTATAAGCTGTCTCGGACCCTTAATGTCTGGTTCTGGGCTTATTCTGTCGAAGGACTGTTTAATGAAGAGAACTGGTATGAAGGGGTTATCAAGGAGAAAGAATGGCTGAAATTCGGGTATAACGTTCATGACGAAGAGATTCGCCATCAAGTGCTGATGGAGCTTCAGAATATGGGCGGCCTGGAGATTACCAATTCAGCCCCCTGGAATATCGAGGTCAATCCGCAGGGTGTAAGCAAAGCCAGCGGGATTCGTACCCTTTGCGGACTGCTTGGCATCGAAATGACGGAGACGATTGCCGTTGGCGACAGCTTAAACGATCTGGCAGCCATTCAGGCAGCAGCTGTTGGCGTGGCTATGGGGAATGCTCAGCTGGCCGTCAAAGAAAATGCGGATTACGTAACGTCCTCCAATAATGATGACGGAATTGCGGAAGTTATCCGGAAATTTATTTTTGCCGAAGAGGTGTAA
- a CDS encoding DUF2515 family protein, translated as MRHSEEYGEEKPWEIWRGILLSLPKAIWHSASSKASDLAGSSRLLLAKRELDWNETAADFVRSALEEQLKRGGQHGRQEQKYLHQPYKDYVHLCSEEQEALADIDLALRRDNRNNVTRTAAYLKLYNDFPELHWSFLAHMVSRNAGWNMSDLKGGQADLLLSETDVYRTYRFLERSNALIFQDAYPQLLLYAHSKRLGKSLFHLLPRFHVSRFMQPFWEYFWLSRSSSLLAVGLIINEQNYIEKRVVKHPFFQQTVMHKMPFLLGGLSGVNQVVFPFKPAEDNERGEPRLGGRIMSHFAGLNARIQLGKHLYAVLFGLPQVQQGAEQFASSTPHTGSRADYWPGLFSPCAGEIKALPRQGSELLQNRFRPDGTLIYSPPLMDCFEDTPYEPISREDWFQDDTAIGDISIPDYPLLCEITAGHRMDILKRAYVHDAAAGARKWNGKGQETRETGTP; from the coding sequence GTGAGACATTCGGAAGAATACGGGGAAGAGAAACCCTGGGAAATTTGGAGAGGGATCCTGCTGTCCCTGCCTAAAGCGATCTGGCATTCGGCATCCAGCAAAGCGTCCGACCTGGCAGGCTCCAGCCGGCTGCTGCTGGCCAAACGGGAGCTCGATTGGAATGAAACAGCGGCCGACTTTGTTCGTTCCGCCCTGGAGGAACAGCTGAAAAGAGGCGGTCAGCATGGCCGTCAGGAACAGAAATATCTGCATCAACCCTACAAGGATTATGTGCACCTCTGTTCGGAAGAACAGGAAGCGCTGGCCGACATCGATTTGGCCCTCCGGCGGGATAACCGCAACAATGTGACCCGGACCGCGGCCTATCTCAAGCTCTACAACGATTTCCCCGAGCTTCACTGGTCCTTTCTCGCTCATATGGTCTCCCGCAATGCCGGCTGGAACATGAGTGATTTGAAAGGTGGACAGGCAGATCTGCTGCTCAGCGAGACGGACGTTTACCGCACTTACCGGTTTCTGGAACGGAGCAATGCGCTTATTTTTCAGGATGCCTATCCCCAGCTTCTGCTCTATGCCCACAGCAAACGGCTTGGCAAAAGCCTCTTTCACCTGCTCCCCCGGTTTCATGTGTCCCGCTTCATGCAGCCTTTCTGGGAGTATTTCTGGCTCAGCCGGTCCAGCAGCCTGCTGGCCGTCGGGCTCATAATCAATGAACAGAATTATATTGAGAAGAGGGTTGTCAAGCATCCTTTCTTCCAGCAGACGGTCATGCACAAGATGCCTTTCCTGCTCGGCGGCTTGAGCGGAGTCAATCAAGTGGTGTTCCCGTTCAAGCCGGCGGAAGACAATGAAAGAGGAGAGCCGCGGCTGGGCGGCCGGATCATGAGTCATTTTGCCGGTTTAAACGCCCGGATTCAATTGGGCAAACATCTATATGCCGTTTTATTTGGTTTACCCCAGGTTCAGCAGGGGGCTGAGCAGTTTGCCAGTTCTACTCCCCATACCGGCTCACGGGCCGATTACTGGCCGGGCCTGTTCTCCCCTTGCGCAGGAGAAATCAAAGCATTGCCCAGACAAGGTTCAGAGCTGCTGCAGAACCGCTTTCGGCCGGACGGAACGCTAATCTATTCCCCGCCTCTTATGGACTGCTTTGAAGACACCCCTTATGAGCCAATCTCCAGAGAGGACTGGTTTCAGGACGACACGGCCATTGGCGACATCAGCATCCCCGATTACCCGCTGTTGTGCGAAATTACCGCCGGCCACCGGATGGATATCCTGAAACGCGCTTACGTCCATGATGCCGCTGCCGGAGCGCGGAAATGGAACGGGAAAGGACAGGAAACGAGGGAGACAGGAACTCCATAA
- a CDS encoding UbiD family decarboxylase — MSYRNLRQWIEALRKENDLAIIEAPVDPYLELAEVHRRVIEEGGPALLFTNVKGTPFPVATNLFGTEKRVDMAFGPKPEQLANRLVGALDKLMPPTPKAVWNERGLIWDAIKMGWGTVPKTVSKAEAPILQVCRTENPLAVLPKVTSWQEDGGPFITLPLVYTENPLKAGDHNLGMYRIQLYDDQTTGIHWQIHKGGGFHYHEAEKLNQALPVTILIGGPPALIASAIAPLPEHLPELLMTSFVMGERLPMTENPLGGHRIPAEVEFAIHGSVPPHERRPEGPFGDHYGYYSLQHDFPVLNVKHMWHRKDAIYPATIVGKPRQEDYYLGDFLQKLLSPAFPLVMPSVHTVWTYGETGHHSLASAIVKERYSREALVAGFSIMGQGQLSLTKFLMLTDVHLDLADFRKLLETVLERFNPATDLFIFNNTSHDTLDYTGKRLNHGSKAILIGVGDQLRDLPADYNEGDIAEIDHIAPYHKGCLVVSGASYEQEPELAARVLGRLHERGTLWPLVVLVDDAKTVASSTNKFLWTVFTRFNPATDIYSQAEVRQHHLAYSLPLVIDARMKPGYPDELNPREDIVKLVDERWKTYFPG; from the coding sequence TTGAGTTATCGAAATTTACGCCAGTGGATTGAGGCGCTCCGCAAGGAAAACGATCTGGCCATTATTGAGGCGCCGGTGGATCCTTATTTGGAGCTGGCTGAAGTTCACCGCAGAGTCATTGAGGAAGGAGGCCCTGCGCTGCTGTTCACGAACGTGAAAGGAACGCCGTTCCCGGTAGCTACCAATTTGTTTGGAACAGAGAAGCGGGTGGACATGGCTTTTGGACCTAAGCCGGAGCAGCTGGCAAACCGCCTGGTTGGGGCGCTGGACAAGCTGATGCCGCCTACGCCAAAGGCGGTCTGGAATGAACGCGGATTAATTTGGGACGCTATCAAGATGGGCTGGGGGACGGTTCCGAAGACGGTATCGAAAGCCGAAGCTCCGATTCTTCAGGTCTGCCGGACGGAGAATCCGCTGGCCGTATTACCCAAAGTAACCAGCTGGCAGGAGGATGGCGGACCGTTTATTACGCTGCCGCTCGTTTACACAGAGAATCCGCTCAAAGCCGGCGATCATAACCTGGGGATGTATCGCATCCAGCTGTATGATGATCAAACCACCGGCATTCATTGGCAGATTCATAAAGGCGGCGGTTTCCATTATCATGAGGCGGAGAAGCTGAACCAGGCCCTCCCGGTGACGATTCTGATCGGAGGTCCGCCAGCCCTGATCGCTTCGGCGATCGCGCCGCTGCCGGAGCATCTGCCGGAGCTGCTGATGACTTCGTTTGTAATGGGCGAACGTCTGCCTATGACAGAGAATCCGCTGGGCGGACACCGTATTCCGGCCGAAGTCGAATTTGCCATCCACGGCTCCGTGCCGCCGCATGAACGCCGTCCGGAAGGACCGTTTGGCGACCATTACGGCTATTATTCGCTGCAGCATGATTTCCCTGTGCTGAACGTTAAACATATGTGGCACCGCAAGGATGCCATCTATCCGGCTACGATTGTCGGCAAACCGCGCCAGGAGGATTATTACCTGGGCGACTTCCTCCAGAAGCTGCTGTCGCCGGCTTTCCCGCTGGTCATGCCTTCTGTGCATACCGTATGGACGTATGGCGAAACGGGACACCATTCGTTGGCTTCGGCGATCGTCAAAGAGCGTTATTCCCGGGAAGCGCTGGTGGCCGGTTTCTCCATTATGGGCCAAGGCCAGCTGTCTTTGACCAAATTCCTGATGCTGACGGACGTGCATTTGGATCTGGCTGATTTCCGCAAGCTGTTGGAAACGGTGCTGGAGCGGTTTAATCCGGCGACCGACCTGTTTATTTTCAACAATACGTCCCATGACACGCTGGACTACACCGGCAAGAGGCTGAATCACGGCAGCAAAGCGATCCTGATCGGCGTCGGCGATCAGCTGCGCGATCTGCCAGCAGATTACAACGAAGGGGACATTGCGGAAATCGACCATATTGCACCTTACCATAAGGGTTGTCTGGTCGTTTCCGGGGCATCCTATGAACAGGAACCAGAGTTGGCCGCCAGGGTGCTTGGCCGTCTGCATGAACGGGGAACCCTGTGGCCGCTGGTCGTGCTGGTGGATGATGCGAAGACGGTTGCTTCCAGCACCAATAAGTTCCTGTGGACCGTATTTACACGTTTTAATCCGGCCACGGACATCTATTCGCAGGCCGAGGTGCGCCAGCATCATCTGGCTTACAGCCTGCCGCTGGTCATTGATGCCCGCATGAAGCCGGGATATCCCGATGAGCTGAATCCGCGCGAGGACATTGTCAAGCTGGTGGACGAGCGTTGGAAAACGTATTTTCCGGGGTAA
- a CDS encoding thioredoxin family protein, giving the protein MLKVATAEQFHELIGSEGLTVAVYKADWCGDCKFIDPFMPEVEQEYANRLKLIQVDVDELEEISREQNILGIPSFIAYSGGKELIRFVNKLRKSRAEIEDFLNKAAAVHETLKTQA; this is encoded by the coding sequence ATGCTTAAAGTGGCAACAGCAGAGCAATTCCATGAATTAATCGGTTCGGAAGGGCTTACGGTGGCGGTCTATAAAGCCGATTGGTGCGGAGACTGCAAATTTATTGATCCGTTTATGCCCGAGGTAGAACAGGAGTACGCGAACCGCCTCAAGCTGATTCAGGTAGATGTGGACGAGCTGGAGGAGATCAGCCGCGAGCAGAATATTTTGGGCATCCCGAGCTTTATTGCCTATTCGGGTGGCAAGGAATTAATCCGCTTCGTTAACAAGCTGCGGAAATCCCGGGCGGAGATTGAGGATTTCCTGAATAAAGCCGCAGCTGTGCATGAGACGCTCAAAACTCAAGCATAA
- a CDS encoding DUF456 domain-containing protein, protein MWLDVIGWILVIALFATGLAGAIIPVLPGVVAVYAAFFVYGWFFGFQHFGWFFWTLQSLIVVILLVADYLVGAWGVKRFGGSKASVWLSTIGAIIGPFVIPAFGLVIGPFIGAVIGELLTGAGLKQSIKAGVGSVVGLFSSMAVKIILQIVMIVVFFIWIFSF, encoded by the coding sequence ATGTGGCTTGATGTCATCGGGTGGATTTTAGTCATCGCGTTGTTTGCTACAGGACTTGCCGGAGCGATCATTCCCGTACTGCCCGGTGTGGTTGCCGTTTATGCGGCCTTTTTTGTTTATGGCTGGTTTTTCGGCTTCCAGCATTTCGGCTGGTTCTTCTGGACGCTGCAGTCGCTGATCGTGGTGATCCTGCTTGTCGCGGATTATCTGGTCGGGGCATGGGGCGTCAAAAGGTTTGGCGGCAGTAAGGCTTCCGTCTGGCTGAGTACAATCGGAGCTATTATCGGGCCGTTTGTCATACCGGCCTTTGGTCTGGTCATCGGCCCGTTTATAGGCGCGGTGATCGGCGAACTGCTGACAGGAGCCGGGCTTAAGCAATCTATCAAAGCCGGCGTAGGCTCCGTTGTTGGATTGTTCAGCAGCATGGCGGTCAAGATCATTCTGCAGATCGTGATGATTGTCGTCTTTTTTATCTGGATCTTCAGCTTCTAA